One window from the genome of Paenibacillus azoreducens encodes:
- a CDS encoding ABC-F family ATP-binding cassette domain-containing protein, translating to MISTSGVTLRYGKRALFEDVNIKFTAGNCYGLIGANGAGKSTFLKILSGEIEANIGEVHMTPGERMAVLKQNHFEYDEYPVLETVIMGHSRLYDIMKEKDALYAKADFSEEDGLRAGELEGEFAELNGWDAEPDAAALLIGLGIPRELHDKKMEELSGNEKVRVLLAQALFGRPNNLLLDEPTNHLDLESIQWLENFLMDYEGTVIVVSHDRHFLNKVCTHIADIDFGKIQLYVGNYDFWYESSQLALQLQRESNKKKEEKIKELQAFIQRFSANASKSKQATSRKKQLDKITLDDIRPSNRKYPFINFKPEREAGKQLLTVDRLTKSVDGEKVLDDLSFVVNKGDKIALVGPNGLPKSMLFEVLMGRTEPDAGEFSWGVTTTQAYFPKDNSEYFDGVDLNLVEWLRQYSKDQDETFLRGFLGRMLFSGEEALKKASVLSGGEKVRCMLAKMMLNGANVLLLDEPTNHLDLESITALNNGLIDFDGTILFTSHDHQFIQTIANRIIEITPTGIIDKAMTYDEYLESEEIKALREKMYPDGL from the coding sequence ATGATCAGTACAAGCGGCGTGACGCTCCGTTACGGAAAGCGCGCACTTTTTGAAGATGTGAATATAAAATTTACCGCAGGCAACTGCTACGGTCTGATCGGTGCCAACGGCGCCGGTAAATCGACCTTCCTCAAAATTCTGTCCGGGGAGATCGAAGCCAACATCGGCGAAGTTCATATGACACCGGGCGAACGGATGGCCGTCCTGAAGCAGAACCATTTTGAATATGACGAATATCCGGTTCTCGAAACCGTTATTATGGGACACAGCCGTCTTTATGACATTATGAAAGAAAAGGATGCCTTGTACGCCAAAGCCGACTTCTCTGAGGAAGACGGTCTGCGTGCGGGTGAACTTGAAGGAGAGTTCGCCGAGCTGAACGGCTGGGACGCCGAGCCGGATGCGGCTGCGCTCCTGATCGGCCTCGGCATTCCGCGCGAACTGCACGACAAGAAGATGGAAGAGCTGAGCGGCAACGAGAAAGTCCGCGTGCTCCTGGCCCAGGCCCTGTTCGGCCGTCCGAACAACCTGCTGCTTGACGAACCTACCAACCACTTGGACCTTGAATCGATCCAATGGCTTGAAAACTTCCTGATGGATTACGAAGGCACTGTTATCGTGGTATCCCACGACCGTCACTTCTTGAACAAGGTTTGCACGCATATTGCGGATATCGACTTCGGCAAAATCCAGCTGTACGTCGGCAACTACGACTTCTGGTATGAATCCAGCCAGCTGGCGCTCCAGTTGCAGCGCGAATCCAACAAGAAAAAGGAAGAGAAAATCAAAGAGCTGCAGGCATTTATTCAACGCTTCTCCGCGAATGCTTCCAAGTCCAAGCAGGCGACGTCCCGCAAGAAGCAGCTGGATAAAATTACGCTGGATGACATCCGTCCGTCCAACCGCAAATATCCGTTCATTAACTTCAAACCGGAGCGCGAAGCCGGCAAGCAGCTGTTGACGGTGGACCGCCTCACCAAATCGGTGGATGGCGAGAAGGTGCTGGACGATCTGAGCTTTGTTGTAAACAAAGGCGACAAAATCGCGTTGGTGGGCCCGAACGGCCTGCCGAAGTCGATGCTGTTCGAAGTGCTGATGGGACGCACTGAACCCGATGCGGGCGAATTCTCTTGGGGCGTAACCACGACTCAAGCGTATTTCCCGAAAGACAACTCGGAATATTTCGACGGGGTGGATCTGAACCTGGTTGAATGGCTGCGCCAATACTCCAAGGATCAGGATGAAACGTTCCTGCGCGGATTCCTGGGCCGGATGCTGTTCTCCGGGGAAGAGGCCCTGAAGAAAGCCAGCGTTCTCTCAGGGGGCGAGAAAGTGCGCTGCATGCTTGCCAAAATGATGCTGAACGGCGCAAACGTGCTGCTGCTTGACGAACCTACCAACCACTTGGATCTGGAATCGATTACGGCATTGAATAACGGATTAATCGATTTCGACGGAACGATTTTATTTACTTCGCATGACCATCAGTTTATTCAGACGATTGCCAACCGCATCATCGAGATTACGCCTACAGGCATTATCGATAAAGCAATGACCTACGATGAATATCTTGAAAGCGAAGAAATCAAGGCGCTCCGCGAGAAAATGTATCCGGACGGCTTGTAA
- a CDS encoding MBL fold metallo-hydrolase produces MPKMRYGNMDSVSTDHTVKDFKQWRRERRNKKKDLSYLVPNVVPELEYLHANRRDTSITWIGHSTFLIQYEGLNILTDPVWARRMGLDRRLGEPGIGIRDMPPVDVILISHSHYDHLHVASIRKLYRAETKLFVPVGLRRKMIRKGFRNCVELGWWEDAVIRGVKISFVPAQHWTRRTPFDTNTSHWGGYVLQPADAEEPASGREAGRTPPNLYFAGDSGYFPGFKEIGRRYHIDAAMIPIGAYEPEWFMGTQHVNPEEALQAFLDVGAETMIPMHYGTFRLADDTAREALDRMEAERERLGIKAESIQVLKHGETLRIQP; encoded by the coding sequence TTGCCCAAAATGCGTTACGGCAACATGGACAGCGTCAGTACGGACCATACCGTAAAAGATTTCAAACAATGGCGCCGGGAACGAAGAAACAAGAAAAAGGACTTATCCTACCTTGTGCCAAACGTGGTTCCCGAACTCGAATATTTGCATGCGAACCGCCGGGACACGTCCATCACTTGGATCGGACATTCAACGTTTCTGATTCAATACGAAGGACTGAATATACTGACCGACCCGGTCTGGGCAAGACGGATGGGACTAGACCGCAGATTGGGTGAACCGGGTATCGGCATCCGCGATATGCCGCCCGTTGATGTCATATTGATCTCGCATTCCCATTACGATCATCTGCATGTGGCATCCATCCGCAAGTTGTACCGAGCGGAAACGAAGCTGTTCGTGCCGGTCGGGCTGCGCCGGAAAATGATCCGTAAAGGATTCCGCAATTGCGTCGAACTGGGATGGTGGGAAGATGCGGTCATTCGGGGCGTGAAAATTTCTTTTGTACCTGCACAGCACTGGACGAGGCGGACTCCATTTGATACGAACACCTCGCATTGGGGCGGTTATGTCCTTCAACCGGCTGATGCAGAGGAGCCTGCTTCCGGCCGGGAAGCGGGGCGGACGCCGCCAAACCTGTATTTCGCTGGGGACAGCGGATATTTTCCCGGTTTTAAGGAGATCGGGAGACGTTATCATATCGATGCCGCGATGATCCCGATCGGGGCATATGAGCCGGAATGGTTTATGGGTACGCAGCATGTCAATCCCGAAGAAGCGCTGCAGGCTTTTCTCGATGTCGGCGCGGAAACGATGATTCCGATGCATTACGGCACGTTCCGTCTGGCGGATGATACGGCGCGGGAGGCGCTGGACCGGATGGAGGCCGAGCGGGAGCGGCTTGGAATTAAGGCGGAGAGCATTCAGGTGCTGAAGCATGGGGAAACGCTGCGGATTCAGCCTTAA
- a CDS encoding cytochrome d ubiquinol oxidase subunit II, which yields MNYELIGITVLWVFLFGYIIVASIDFGAGFFSFYSVALGHGNLVHNIIQRYLSPVWEVTNVFLIFFYIGLIGFFPDAAYYYGTALLVPGSLVIVLLAVRGVYYAFNTYGSSKENNKVYMALYGATGILIPAALSTVLAISEGGVITVRHAKVEVSWPHFFANPYTWSVILLALVSVLYISAMFLSYYAKMSGDQGAFEILRRYALAWSGPTIAAALLAFFEINRQNPEHFRGMLENAWMFAASFLCFLIAVYLVWSRRHLGWCFMMVMLQFAFAWFGYGRSHLPYVLYKQINIYENFTNDTMAIALITAFGLGLIVLIPSLVLLMRLFLFDAKYVRGSSAKKG from the coding sequence ATGAACTACGAACTGATTGGGATTACCGTGCTGTGGGTATTTTTATTCGGATATATTATTGTTGCTTCCATTGATTTCGGCGCCGGTTTTTTCAGCTTCTACAGCGTGGCGCTTGGGCATGGGAATTTGGTGCATAACATCATCCAGCGCTACCTTTCGCCGGTATGGGAGGTCACGAATGTTTTTTTGATATTTTTTTATATCGGGTTGATCGGTTTTTTCCCGGATGCGGCTTATTATTACGGTACGGCCCTGCTTGTTCCCGGAAGTCTGGTCATCGTATTGCTGGCCGTGCGCGGGGTGTATTACGCATTTAACACTTATGGAAGCAGCAAAGAGAACAATAAGGTGTATATGGCTTTGTATGGGGCGACTGGCATTCTGATTCCGGCTGCGCTGTCAACGGTTCTCGCGATTTCGGAAGGGGGAGTGATCACGGTGCGGCATGCGAAGGTGGAGGTGTCCTGGCCCCATTTCTTCGCTAATCCTTATACTTGGTCCGTCATTTTGCTTGCACTGGTCAGCGTGCTGTACATATCGGCGATGTTTTTGAGCTATTATGCGAAGATGAGCGGCGATCAGGGGGCGTTTGAAATTTTGCGCCGATATGCCCTTGCGTGGAGCGGCCCGACAATTGCGGCTGCACTGCTGGCGTTTTTTGAGATCAATCGGCAAAATCCGGAGCATTTTCGGGGCATGCTGGAGAACGCGTGGATGTTTGCCGCCTCATTCCTCTGCTTCCTGATTGCCGTGTATCTGGTTTGGAGCAGGCGGCATCTGGGCTGGTGCTTTATGATGGTTATGCTGCAATTTGCGTTCGCATGGTTCGGCTACGGCCGTTCCCATCTGCCTTATGTTTTGTATAAGCAAATCAATATTTACGAGAATTTCACCAATGATACGATGGCGATCGCGCTGATTACGGCGTTTGGCCTGGGGCTCATTGTGCTCATTCCATCACTGGTTTTACTTATGCGGCTGTTTTTATTTGACGCCAAATATGTCCGCGGCAGCTCTGCGAAGAAAGGGTGA
- a CDS encoding cytochrome ubiquinol oxidase subunit I, which translates to MTSLDPVLLSRFLTGLTLFVHIIFASLGVGIPVMIALAEWRGIRANDPHYTLLARRWARGFVITVAVGVVTGTSIGLQLSLLWPSFMRVAGQAIALPLFMETFAFFVEAIFLGIYLYTWDRFRSKLVHLSLLIPVAIGSSASALFITTVNAFMNAPQGFTLTDGVLTDIRPLEAMFNKATPTKVAHVLVSAYTFCAGVLGGIAAYSMLRGQKHVYFKKALKLTMVSTFVFAVATAMVGDFSGKYLAKYQPEKLAAGEWHFDTRPYATLVFGGVLGKDNEVRYGLKIPYALSILAGNSPRTEVIGLNDFPEDERPPLSIHYYFDAMVALGGLLVLIPLLYMLRGWVPGGKAYPRWLLIGIMALGPLAFVAIEAGWMFTEVGRQPWILRGYMKTAEGAITSGHVGLLVVLFVILYFVVCLSCIRVLSKLFRNQDAMEEIKALEMKGDRP; encoded by the coding sequence ATGACATCTCTTGATCCCGTGCTGCTGAGCCGGTTTCTAACCGGGTTGACCCTGTTCGTGCATATTATTTTTGCGTCGCTGGGCGTCGGTATTCCGGTTATGATCGCGTTGGCGGAATGGAGGGGCATTCGCGCGAATGACCCGCATTATACGCTCCTGGCCCGCCGGTGGGCCAGAGGGTTCGTGATCACGGTGGCCGTTGGAGTCGTGACAGGCACTTCCATCGGGCTGCAGCTCAGCCTCCTATGGCCTTCGTTTATGCGGGTAGCGGGACAAGCCATCGCACTGCCGCTTTTTATGGAAACTTTCGCTTTTTTCGTTGAGGCCATTTTTCTCGGAATCTATCTGTATACCTGGGATCGGTTCAGAAGCAAGCTAGTCCATTTGTCGCTCCTGATTCCGGTTGCCATTGGCTCGTCGGCGTCCGCGTTGTTCATTACGACGGTTAATGCCTTTATGAACGCGCCGCAGGGCTTTACGCTGACGGATGGCGTACTTACGGATATTCGTCCGCTCGAAGCGATGTTTAATAAGGCTACGCCAACCAAGGTGGCCCATGTGCTCGTATCGGCCTATACCTTTTGCGCAGGTGTTCTTGGCGGTATTGCCGCTTACAGCATGCTGCGCGGACAAAAGCATGTCTATTTCAAAAAGGCGCTGAAGCTGACCATGGTGTCCACTTTTGTATTTGCCGTAGCCACCGCGATGGTTGGCGATTTTTCCGGCAAATACCTGGCCAAATACCAGCCTGAGAAGCTGGCTGCCGGCGAGTGGCATTTTGACACCCGTCCATATGCGACTCTGGTATTCGGAGGTGTGCTCGGCAAAGATAACGAAGTCCGCTACGGGCTGAAGATCCCTTACGCGCTCAGCATACTGGCAGGCAATTCGCCGCGTACGGAAGTTATCGGGTTGAATGATTTCCCGGAGGATGAACGTCCGCCGCTTTCAATCCACTATTATTTTGATGCCATGGTCGCGCTGGGCGGTCTGCTTGTATTGATTCCGCTTCTGTACATGCTCCGCGGATGGGTGCCTGGCGGCAAGGCTTATCCAAGATGGCTGCTGATCGGGATTATGGCCTTGGGCCCGCTCGCATTTGTGGCGATTGAAGCAGGTTGGATGTTTACGGAAGTCGGGCGCCAGCCCTGGATTTTGCGCGGATACATGAAGACGGCGGAAGGCGCCATAACATCCGGTCACGTGGGTTTGCTCGTTGTGCTGTTCGTTATTTTGTATTTCGTAGTATGCCTTTCTTGCATCAGGGTGCTTAGCAAGCTGTTCCGCAATCAAGATGCGATGGAAGAGATCAAGGCGCTGGAAATGAAAGGGGACAGGCCGTAA